One Pseudomonas abieticivorans genomic region harbors:
- a CDS encoding YhdP family protein encodes MERLTRFLAALTRWGLGLCALLLVLVALYVSLGRQLVPLVDQYRADVEAKASDALGMPLSIGQLEGRWSGLAPILLAHDVMIGEGASALRLDQVRLVPDLWASLKQRQVRIAHLELSGLQLSVEEGEDGKWTLKGLPVQTDAPADPEQILKRLQQVAKLSVLDSQLTLEPFDRAPLTLTYVGLSLQTGATRQRLDLRLTLPDGQPLALNLRTKLRASQWRDGQAQAYISLPQSDWSKWLPPQLTQRWKLDELKAGGEAWVDWNKGTLQSAAVRLNAPTVRGAYADRKLSTVNDLALNAWFQRNAGGYDVSVNALAMTLGKTRWETRAQVSEQDATDSTAQGWKLQADHLDLTPITGLIDAWVPLPDKVAAVVDGLKVTGGVRNVTLDYRPQAQGDQRFAFAGNLDKVGFNAYHGAPAAGSVSGAISGDLGQGELRLATNDFMLHLDPIFAKPWYYKTANARLTWKLDAQGFTLVAPYLKVLGDEGQVAGDFLIRLPFDHAVEPYMDLRVGLVNGDGRYTPKYLPAVLSPAVDEWLRTAILQGKVDEGYFQYQGSLAHDAPDHSRSISLFFKVRDAQLAFQPGWPHLTGVDGDVFIQDGGVRIEASKGQILNTQVRDVEVTVPHVPAGEHSHLYVDGNFDGTLGDGIKILQDAPIGTGPIFAGWEGAGPLGGKLKLDIPLVHGQQPKVVVDFKTADATLKLKEPALDLSKLKGDFRFDYDKGLSGQGISAQAFDRPVTAQIFAEGKPGTPLTRITAKGQIALQRLTDWLQVKQTLPASGDIPYDLQVSLGGTSQLSINSDLKGLAVDLPAPFGKAAGDSRATTFKMNLQGAEKRIDVTYADLASLAYAAPGNNLADGRGDLVLGQGAVQLPDGKGLRVRGKLDSLDLDPWKQQVDKYAGDDPGGSAKQLLNSIDLKVGQVKGFGLTLDQANLLLSRSATAWTLAVDSQQVKGTAGLPDAKGVPITVNLREVHLPPADPNAAVIENAPDPLADVDPRKIPAVDVTILKLYQGSDLIGGWSLKVRPTAKGIALNNLDLGLKGIQLQGSAGWEGAPGATNSWYKGRLEGKNLGDVLKAWGFAPNVTSEDFHLNVDGNWPGSPAWIALKRFSGSLDATLNRGQFVEVGGAQALRVFGLLNFNSIGRRLRLDFSDLFGKGLGYDQVKGLLVASNGVYVTREPITMNGPSSNFELNGTLDMVADQVDAKLRVTLPVTNNLPIAALIVGFPAVGGALFLVDKLIGDRVSRFASVQYSVKGPWKEPKITFDKPFKG; translated from the coding sequence ATGGAGCGTTTGACGCGTTTTCTAGCCGCGCTCACTCGCTGGGGCCTGGGCCTCTGCGCCTTGTTGCTGGTGCTGGTAGCGTTGTATGTAAGCCTGGGCCGGCAACTGGTGCCCCTGGTGGATCAGTACCGCGCCGACGTCGAGGCCAAGGCTAGCGACGCGCTGGGCATGCCCCTGAGCATCGGCCAGTTGGAAGGGCGTTGGAGCGGCCTGGCGCCGATCCTGCTGGCCCACGACGTGATGATCGGCGAGGGCGCCTCGGCGCTGCGCCTGGACCAGGTGCGCCTGGTGCCCGACCTCTGGGCCAGCCTTAAACAACGCCAAGTACGCATTGCCCACCTGGAACTCAGCGGCCTGCAACTGAGCGTGGAAGAGGGCGAGGACGGCAAGTGGACCCTCAAGGGCCTGCCGGTGCAAACCGATGCGCCCGCCGACCCGGAGCAGATACTCAAGCGCTTGCAACAGGTGGCCAAGCTGTCGGTGCTCGACAGCCAACTGACCCTGGAACCCTTCGACCGTGCCCCGCTGACCCTGACCTATGTGGGCCTGAGCTTGCAGACCGGGGCTACCCGCCAGCGCCTGGACCTGCGCCTGACCCTGCCCGACGGCCAACCGCTGGCCCTGAACCTGCGCACCAAGCTGCGTGCCAGCCAGTGGCGTGATGGCCAGGCCCAGGCTTACATCAGCCTGCCGCAAAGCGACTGGTCGAAATGGCTGCCGCCGCAACTGACCCAACGCTGGAAACTCGACGAGCTCAAGGCCGGCGGCGAAGCCTGGGTGGACTGGAACAAGGGCACCCTGCAAAGTGCCGCCGTGCGCCTGAACGCGCCCACCGTGCGTGGCGCCTATGCGGACCGTAAGTTGAGCACGGTCAACGACCTGGCGCTCAATGCCTGGTTCCAGCGTAACGCCGGTGGCTATGACGTGAGCGTCAACGCCCTGGCCATGACCCTGGGCAAGACCCGTTGGGAAACCCGCGCCCAGGTGAGCGAGCAGGATGCCACCGACAGCACCGCGCAAGGCTGGAAACTGCAAGCCGACCACCTGGACCTGACCCCGATCACCGGGCTGATCGACGCCTGGGTGCCGCTGCCGGACAAAGTAGCCGCCGTGGTAGATGGTTTGAAAGTGACTGGCGGGGTGCGCAACGTGACCCTTGACTACCGCCCGCAGGCCCAGGGTGATCAGCGTTTCGCCTTTGCCGGCAACCTCGACAAGGTCGGCTTCAATGCCTACCACGGCGCGCCTGCCGCCGGCAGCGTGAGCGGTGCCATCAGCGGCGACCTGGGGCAGGGCGAGCTGCGCCTGGCCACCAACGATTTCATGCTGCACCTGGACCCGATCTTCGCCAAGCCCTGGTACTACAAGACTGCCAACGCCCGGCTGACCTGGAAGCTCGACGCGCAGGGCTTCACGCTGGTCGCGCCGTACCTCAAGGTGCTGGGTGACGAAGGCCAGGTGGCCGGCGACTTCCTGATCCGCCTGCCGTTCGATCACGCCGTGGAGCCCTATATGGACTTGCGCGTGGGCCTGGTCAACGGCGATGGCCGCTATACCCCCAAGTATTTGCCTGCAGTGCTGAGCCCGGCGGTGGATGAATGGCTGCGCACGGCGATTTTGCAAGGCAAGGTCGACGAAGGCTATTTCCAGTACCAGGGCTCGTTGGCCCACGATGCGCCTGATCATTCGCGCAGCATCAGCCTGTTTTTCAAGGTGCGTGACGCGCAGCTGGCGTTCCAGCCCGGCTGGCCGCACCTGACCGGCGTGGATGGCGACGTGTTTATCCAGGACGGCGGCGTGCGCATCGAGGCCAGCAAAGGCCAGATCCTCAACACCCAGGTGCGTGATGTCGAGGTCACCGTGCCCCACGTGCCCGCAGGCGAACACTCGCACCTGTACGTGGACGGCAACTTCGACGGCACCCTGGGTGATGGCATCAAGATCCTCCAGGACGCGCCCATCGGCACCGGGCCAATCTTTGCCGGCTGGGAAGGCGCAGGCCCGCTGGGCGGCAAGCTCAAGCTCGATATCCCGCTGGTGCACGGCCAGCAACCCAAGGTGGTGGTGGACTTCAAGACCGCCGACGCCACCTTGAAACTCAAGGAGCCGGCGCTGGACCTGAGCAAGCTCAAGGGTGACTTCCGCTTCGACTACGACAAGGGCTTGAGTGGGCAGGGCATCAGTGCCCAGGCCTTCGACCGCCCGGTAACCGCGCAGATCTTCGCCGAGGGCAAGCCCGGCACGCCGTTGACCCGCATCACCGCCAAGGGCCAGATCGCCTTGCAACGCCTGACCGACTGGTTGCAGGTCAAGCAAACCTTGCCCGCCAGCGGCGACATCCCCTACGACCTGCAGGTGAGCCTGGGTGGCACCAGCCAGTTGAGCATCAACTCCGACCTCAAGGGCTTGGCCGTGGACTTGCCGGCACCGTTTGGCAAGGCTGCCGGCGACAGCCGCGCCACCACCTTCAAGATGAACCTGCAGGGCGCGGAAAAACGCATTGACGTGACCTACGCCGACCTTGCCAGCCTGGCCTATGCCGCGCCTGGCAATAACCTGGCCGATGGCCGTGGCGACCTGGTGCTGGGCCAGGGCGCGGTGCAGTTGCCCGACGGCAAGGGCCTGCGGGTGCGCGGCAAGCTCGACAGCCTTGACCTGGACCCCTGGAAGCAACAGGTAGACAAGTACGCCGGCGATGACCCGGGCGGCAGCGCCAAGCAACTGCTCAACAGCATCGACCTGAAGGTCGGCCAGGTGAAGGGCTTTGGCTTGACCCTGGACCAGGCCAACCTGCTGTTGAGCCGTTCGGCGACGGCCTGGACCCTGGCCGTCGACAGCCAGCAGGTCAAAGGTACGGCCGGCCTGCCCGACGCCAAAGGCGTGCCCATCACCGTCAACCTGCGTGAAGTGCACCTGCCGCCGGCCGACCCCAACGCCGCGGTCATCGAGAACGCGCCCGACCCGTTGGCCGACGTCGACCCGCGCAAGATCCCGGCGGTGGACGTGACCATTCTCAAGCTGTACCAGGGCAGCGACCTGATTGGCGGCTGGTCGCTCAAAGTGCGGCCGACCGCCAAGGGCATCGCCCTGAACAACCTCGATTTAGGCCTCAAGGGCATCCAGTTGCAGGGCAGCGCCGGTTGGGAGGGCGCGCCAGGGGCCACCAACAGTTGGTACAAAGGCCGCTTGGAGGGCAAGAACCTGGGTGACGTGCTCAAGGCATGGGGTTTTGCCCCGAACGTGACCAGTGAAGACTTCCACCTCAACGTGGATGGCAACTGGCCGGGTTCGCCCGCCTGGATCGCGCTCAAGCGTTTCTCAGGCTCCCTGGACGCCACCCTCAACCGCGGGCAGTTCGTCGAAGTGGGTGGCGCGCAGGCGCTGCGGGTGTTTGGCCTGTTGAACTTCAACTCCATCGGCCGGCGCCTGCGCCTGGACTTCTCCGACCTGTTTGGCAAAGGCCTGGGCTACGATCAGGTCAAGGGCCTGCTGGTGGCCAGCAACGGCGTGTACGTGACCCGCGAGCCAATCACCATGAACGGCCCATCGAGCAATTTCGAACTCAACGGTACCCTGGACATGGTTGCCGACCAAGTCGACGCCAAGTTGCGGGTCACCTTGCCGGTCACCAACAACCTGCCGATCGCCGCGCTGATCGTCGGCTTCCCGGCCGTGGGCGGGGCACTGTTTCTGGTCGACAAGTTGATCGGCGACCGGGTGTCACGCTTCGCCAGTGTGCAGTACAGCGTCAAAGGCCCGTGGAAAGAGCCTAAGATAACTTTCGACAAGCCCTTCAAGGGCTGA
- the rng gene encoding ribonuclease G, protein MSEEILINITPMESRVAVVENGVLQEVHVERTQRRGIVGNIYKGKVVRVLPGMQAAFIDIGLERAAFIHASEISLREGSAVETISALVHEGQSLVVQVTKDPIGSKGARLTTQLSIPSRYLVYMPRTSHVGISLKIEDEGERERLKQVVSDCVAKEGIKEAGGFILRTAAEGAGADEILMDIRYLRRLWDQIGAQIKTVGAPTEIYEDLGLALRTLRDLVSPKIEKIRIDSRETFQRTTQFVAELMPEIADRLEHYPGERPIFDLYGVEDEIQRALERKVPLKSGGYLVVDPAEAMTTIDVNTGAFVGHRNLEETIFKTNLEAATAIARQLRLRNIGGIIIIDFIDMEDEEHQRQVLRTLEKQLERDHAKTNIIGITELGLVQMTRKRTRESLEQVLCEPCAGCQGRGKLKTPETICYEIFREILREARAYQAEGYRVLANQKVVDRLLDEESGNVAELEAFIGRTIRFQVESMYSQEQYDVVLL, encoded by the coding sequence ATGAGTGAAGAGATCCTGATCAACATCACGCCGATGGAATCGCGCGTGGCGGTGGTTGAAAACGGTGTCCTGCAAGAGGTCCACGTCGAACGGACCCAGCGTCGCGGTATCGTCGGCAACATCTACAAAGGCAAGGTGGTGCGGGTGCTGCCAGGCATGCAGGCGGCGTTCATCGACATCGGCCTTGAGCGCGCGGCGTTCATTCATGCTTCGGAAATTTCCCTGCGCGAGGGCTCGGCGGTGGAAACCATCAGTGCCCTGGTGCACGAAGGCCAGAGCCTGGTGGTGCAGGTGACCAAGGACCCGATCGGTTCCAAGGGCGCGCGCCTGACCACCCAGTTGTCGATACCCTCGCGCTACCTGGTGTACATGCCGCGCACCAGCCACGTCGGCATTTCGCTGAAGATCGAAGACGAAGGCGAGCGTGAGCGGCTCAAGCAGGTGGTCAGCGACTGCGTGGCCAAAGAGGGCATCAAGGAGGCCGGTGGCTTCATCCTGCGCACCGCCGCCGAAGGTGCCGGGGCCGATGAGATCCTCATGGACATCCGCTACCTGCGGCGCCTGTGGGATCAGATCGGCGCACAGATCAAGACCGTGGGCGCGCCCACCGAAATCTACGAAGACCTGGGCCTGGCGCTGCGCACCTTGCGCGACTTGGTCAGCCCCAAGATCGAGAAGATCCGCATCGATTCGCGCGAAACCTTCCAGCGCACCACGCAGTTCGTTGCCGAACTGATGCCGGAAATCGCCGATCGCCTGGAGCATTACCCGGGCGAGCGGCCGATCTTCGACCTGTATGGCGTGGAAGACGAGATCCAGCGCGCGCTGGAACGCAAGGTGCCGCTCAAGTCCGGTGGCTACCTGGTGGTGGACCCGGCCGAAGCCATGACCACCATCGACGTCAACACCGGTGCGTTCGTGGGCCACCGCAACCTTGAAGAAACCATCTTCAAGACCAACCTGGAAGCGGCCACGGCCATTGCCCGCCAACTGCGCCTGCGCAACATCGGCGGCATCATCATCATCGACTTCATCGACATGGAAGATGAAGAGCACCAGCGCCAGGTACTGCGTACCCTGGAAAAACAGCTGGAGCGCGATCACGCCAAGACCAACATCATCGGCATCACCGAGTTGGGCCTGGTGCAGATGACCCGCAAGCGCACCCGCGAAAGCCTCGAACAGGTGCTGTGCGAGCCGTGTGCCGGCTGCCAGGGCCGCGGCAAGCTGAAGACCCCGGAAACCATTTGCTACGAAATCTTCCGCGAAATCCTCCGTGAAGCGCGCGCCTACCAGGCCGAAGGCTATAGAGTGCTGGCCAATCAAAAGGTGGTCGACCGCCTGCTGGACGAAGAATCGGGTAACGTGGCAGAGCTTGAAGCCTTTATCGGGCGAACCATTCGGTTCCAGGTTGAGTCCATGTATTCCCAGGAACAATATGATGTGGTGTTGCTCTGA
- the mreB gene encoding rod shape-determining protein MreB translates to MFKKLRGMFSSDLSIDLGTANTLIYVRERGIVLNEPSVVAIRTHGNQKSVVAVGTEAKRMLGRTPGNIAAIRPMKDGVIADFSVCEKMLQYFINKVHENSFLQPSPRVLICVPCKSTQVERRAIRESALGAGAREVFLIEEPMAAAIGAGLPVEEARGSMVVDIGGGTTEIALISLNGVVYAESVRVGGDRFDEAIVTYVRRNYGSLIGESTAERIKQEIGTAYPGGEVREVDVRGRNLAEGVPRAFTLNSNEVLEALQESLATIVQAVKSALEQSPPELASDIAERGLVLTGGGALLRDLDKLLAQETGLPVIVAEDPLTCVARGGGRALEMMDKHTMDLLSSE, encoded by the coding sequence ATGTTCAAGAAACTGCGTGGCATGTTTTCCAGCGATCTTTCCATCGACCTGGGCACTGCCAACACCCTTATTTACGTGCGTGAGCGCGGTATCGTCCTGAATGAACCATCGGTTGTGGCCATTCGGACCCACGGAAATCAGAAAAGTGTCGTCGCGGTCGGTACCGAAGCGAAGCGCATGCTGGGCCGTACTCCGGGCAACATCGCCGCCATTCGTCCGATGAAAGACGGCGTGATCGCCGACTTCAGCGTCTGCGAGAAGATGCTGCAGTACTTCATCAACAAGGTTCACGAGAACAGCTTCCTGCAGCCAAGCCCGCGGGTACTGATCTGCGTGCCATGCAAATCCACCCAGGTGGAGCGCCGGGCCATCCGTGAGTCGGCCCTTGGTGCCGGTGCACGCGAAGTGTTCCTGATCGAAGAGCCAATGGCCGCCGCCATCGGTGCCGGCCTGCCGGTTGAAGAAGCCCGCGGTTCGATGGTGGTCGACATCGGTGGTGGTACCACTGAAATCGCCCTGATCTCCCTGAACGGTGTGGTGTATGCCGAATCCGTTCGTGTGGGCGGCGACCGCTTCGACGAAGCGATCGTGACCTACGTGCGCCGCAACTACGGCAGCCTGATCGGCGAGTCGACGGCCGAGCGCATCAAGCAGGAAATCGGCACCGCCTACCCAGGTGGCGAAGTACGTGAAGTCGACGTGCGCGGCCGTAACCTGGCCGAAGGCGTGCCACGTGCCTTCACCCTGAACTCCAATGAAGTGCTGGAGGCGCTGCAAGAGTCGCTGGCCACCATCGTTCAGGCGGTGAAAAGCGCACTGGAGCAATCGCCTCCGGAACTGGCTTCCGACATCGCCGAGCGTGGCCTGGTGCTGACCGGTGGTGGCGCACTGCTGCGTGACCTGGACAAGCTGCTGGCCCAGGAAACCGGCCTGCCGGTGATCGTTGCCGAAGACCCGCTGACCTGCGTGGCGCGCGGCGGTGGCCGTGCCCTGGAAATGATGGACAAACACACAATGGACCTGCTCTCCAGCGAATAA
- the gatC gene encoding Asp-tRNA(Asn)/Glu-tRNA(Gln) amidotransferase subunit GatC — protein sequence MALERCDVEKIAHLARLGLVEADIPRTTDALNSILGLVDLMQAVDTTGIEPLAHPLEASQRLRADQVTERNNREAYQAIAPAVENGLYLVPKVIE from the coding sequence ATGGCGCTTGAACGCTGTGACGTGGAAAAAATCGCTCACCTGGCCCGCCTGGGCCTGGTTGAAGCCGATATTCCGCGCACCACCGATGCACTCAACAGCATTCTTGGGCTGGTCGACCTGATGCAGGCGGTCGACACCACCGGCATCGAGCCGCTGGCCCACCCACTGGAAGCCAGTCAGCGCCTGCGCGCCGACCAGGTCACCGAGCGCAATAATCGCGAGGCTTACCAAGCCATCGCGCCAGCGGTCGAGAACGGCCTGTACCTGGTACCCAAAGTCATCGAGTAA
- the mreD gene encoding rod shape-determining protein MreD translates to MVGTREKNGWFVWFTFVIGLLLSVSPLPQFMEILRPLWLALLLAFWSLALPHKVGMTTAFVLGLAEDVLYGTLLGQNAMILTLITFLIMSLAQRMRMFPMWQQCLVILVVFGLAQLAQLWLSALTGNRQPTLALLLPALMSALLWPWVSYALRGLRRRLSIN, encoded by the coding sequence ATGGTAGGCACCCGCGAAAAGAACGGCTGGTTCGTCTGGTTCACTTTCGTCATCGGCCTGCTGCTGAGCGTATCGCCGCTGCCGCAGTTCATGGAAATCCTGCGCCCGCTGTGGCTGGCGCTGTTGCTGGCCTTCTGGTCGTTGGCGTTGCCGCACAAAGTGGGCATGACCACCGCGTTCGTGCTGGGCCTGGCCGAAGACGTGCTGTACGGCACGTTGCTGGGCCAGAACGCGATGATCCTCACGCTGATCACTTTTTTGATCATGTCCCTGGCCCAGCGCATGCGCATGTTCCCCATGTGGCAGCAATGCCTGGTGATTCTGGTGGTTTTCGGCCTGGCCCAACTGGCCCAGTTGTGGCTCAGCGCGCTCACCGGCAACCGCCAACCCACCCTGGCCTTGTTGCTCCCTGCGCTGATGAGCGCCTTGCTCTGGCCGTGGGTCAGCTATGCCTTGCGTGGTCTGCGCCGCCGCCTGAGTATCAATTGA
- the mreC gene encoding rod shape-determining protein MreC, producing the protein MGVRLLVLVVLSVALMVVDARFTLLKPVRSQMSLVLMESYWVTDLPQRLYQGVASQFGSRTELVAENEKLKTEALLLQGRLQKLAALTEQNVRLRELLNSSALVNEKVEVAELIGMDPNPFSHRILINKGERDGVFLGQPVLDARGLMGQVVELMPYTARVLLLTDTTHSIPVQVNRNGLRAIASGTGNPERLELRHVADTADIKEGDLLVSSGLGQRFPAGYPVATVKEVIHDSGQPFAIVRAVPTAALNRSRYLLLVFSDSRSPEQRATEAAEAQEAADRQGGVLPSVVPVAPAGFPAAAMPAAAPAGHTNAAPAGHTNAAPAATVAPVATPAAAPKPATGRHSSAPAPAAERH; encoded by the coding sequence TTGGGCGTGCGCCTGCTGGTGCTGGTCGTGCTATCGGTCGCGCTGATGGTCGTCGATGCCCGCTTCACGTTGCTCAAGCCCGTGCGCAGCCAGATGTCGCTGGTGCTGATGGAATCCTATTGGGTGACCGATCTGCCACAGCGCCTGTACCAAGGCGTTGCCAGCCAGTTTGGCAGCCGCACCGAGCTTGTCGCCGAAAACGAAAAACTCAAGACCGAAGCCTTGCTGCTTCAGGGCCGCCTGCAAAAGCTGGCTGCCTTGACCGAGCAGAACGTGCGCCTGCGCGAGTTGCTCAACTCCTCGGCGCTGGTCAACGAGAAAGTCGAAGTGGCCGAGCTGATCGGCATGGACCCCAACCCGTTCTCGCACCGCATCCTGATCAACAAGGGTGAGCGCGACGGCGTGTTCCTTGGCCAGCCGGTGCTCGACGCCCGCGGGCTGATGGGCCAGGTGGTCGAGCTGATGCCGTACACCGCACGCGTGCTGCTGCTCACCGACACCACCCACAGCATTCCGGTGCAGGTCAACCGCAACGGCCTGCGCGCCATTGCCAGTGGTACCGGTAACCCGGAACGCCTGGAACTGCGCCATGTGGCTGACACCGCCGACATCAAGGAGGGCGACCTGTTGGTGAGCTCCGGCTTGGGCCAGCGGTTCCCGGCCGGCTACCCGGTGGCCACGGTGAAGGAAGTGATTCACGACTCCGGTCAGCCGTTCGCCATCGTGCGCGCCGTACCTACGGCTGCGCTGAACCGCAGCCGTTACCTGTTGCTGGTGTTCTCCGATAGCCGTTCTCCCGAGCAACGTGCCACCGAGGCTGCCGAAGCCCAGGAAGCGGCTGACCGCCAGGGCGGCGTGCTGCCTTCGGTGGTGCCGGTGGCACCGGCTGGCTTCCCGGCGGCCGCCATGCCTGCCGCGGCGCCCGCCGGGCACACCAATGCCGCGCCTGCCGGCCACACCAATGCCGCCCCGGCTGCCACCGTGGCACCCGTTGCCACGCCAGCCGCCGCGCCTAAACCGGCAACCGGCCGGCACAGCAGTGCGCCGGCCCCTGCCGCGGAGAGACACTGA
- the gatA gene encoding Asp-tRNA(Asn)/Glu-tRNA(Gln) amidotransferase subunit GatA produces the protein MHQLTLAEIARGLADKKFSSEELTRTLLARIAQLDPQLNSFISVTEDLAIAQAQAADTRRAAGETGALLGAPLAHKDLFCTQGVRTSCGSKMLDNFKAPYDATVVARLAAAGAVTLGKTNMDEFAMGSGNESSYYGAVKNPWNTEHVPGGSSGGSAAAVAARLLPVATGTDTGGSIRQPAAFTNLTGLKPTYGRVSRWGMIAYASSLDQAGAFARSAEDCALLLQGMAGFDAKDSTSIDEPVPDYSASLNGSLEGLRIGLPKEYFGPGLDPRIADLIQASVKELEKLGAVIKEISLPNMQHAIPAYYVIAPAEASSNLSRFDGVRFGYRCENPADLTDLYKRSRAEGFGIEVQRRILVGAYALSAGYYDAYYLQAQKIRRLIKNDFMAAFQEVDVILGPTTPNPAWKIGAKNADPVAEYLEDVYTITANLAGLPGISMPAGFAGGLPVGVQLLAPYFQEGRLLNVAHRYQQVTDWHTRSPEGF, from the coding sequence ATGCATCAATTGACCCTGGCCGAGATCGCCCGTGGCCTCGCCGACAAGAAATTCAGCTCCGAGGAGCTGACCCGCACCCTGCTGGCGCGCATTGCCCAGTTGGACCCGCAGCTCAACAGCTTCATCAGCGTGACCGAGGACCTGGCCATTGCCCAGGCCCAGGCCGCCGACACCCGCCGCGCCGCCGGCGAAACCGGTGCCCTGCTGGGCGCGCCGCTGGCCCACAAAGACCTGTTCTGCACCCAGGGCGTACGCACCAGTTGTGGCTCGAAGATGCTCGACAACTTCAAGGCCCCGTACGACGCCACCGTGGTCGCCCGCCTGGCCGCTGCCGGCGCGGTGACCCTGGGCAAGACCAACATGGACGAGTTCGCCATGGGCTCGGGTAACGAAAGCAGCTACTACGGCGCGGTGAAAAACCCGTGGAACACCGAGCACGTTCCGGGCGGTTCGTCCGGTGGTTCAGCTGCCGCAGTGGCCGCGCGCCTGCTGCCAGTTGCGACAGGTACCGACACCGGCGGCTCGATCCGACAGCCGGCAGCTTTCACCAACCTCACGGGCCTTAAACCGACGTACGGTCGCGTTTCGCGCTGGGGCATGATCGCTTACGCCTCCAGTCTCGACCAGGCCGGCGCCTTCGCCCGCTCTGCCGAAGACTGCGCGCTGCTGCTGCAAGGCATGGCCGGTTTCGACGCCAAGGACTCCACCAGCATCGATGAACCGGTGCCCGACTACAGCGCCAGCCTTAACGGTTCATTGGAAGGCCTGCGTATCGGCCTGCCCAAGGAATACTTTGGCCCAGGCCTGGACCCGCGCATCGCCGACCTGATCCAGGCCAGCGTCAAGGAGCTGGAAAAGCTCGGCGCGGTGATCAAGGAAATCAGCCTGCCGAACATGCAGCACGCGATTCCCGCGTACTACGTGATCGCCCCGGCCGAGGCCTCGTCCAACCTCTCGCGCTTCGACGGCGTGCGCTTCGGCTACCGCTGCGAGAACCCGGCCGACCTCACCGACCTGTACAAGCGCTCGCGCGCCGAAGGCTTCGGCATCGAAGTGCAGCGCCGCATCCTGGTGGGTGCTTACGCGCTGTCGGCTGGCTACTACGACGCCTATTACTTGCAGGCGCAGAAAATCCGCCGCCTGATCAAGAACGACTTCATGGCCGCCTTCCAAGAGGTCGACGTGATTCTGGGCCCGACCACGCCGAACCCGGCCTGGAAGATCGGCGCGAAAAACGCTGACCCGGTCGCCGAATACCTGGAAGACGTGTACACCATCACCGCCAACCTCGCGGGCCTGCCCGGCATTTCGATGCCCGCCGGTTTCGCCGGCGGCCTGCCGGTGGGCGTGCAGTTGTTGGCACCGTATTTCCAGGAAGGCCGCTTGCTCAACGTCGCGCACCGCTACCAGCAGGTCACCGACTGGCACACGCGTTCGCCTGAAGGCTTCTAA
- a CDS encoding Maf family protein has translation MNPLYLASGSPRRRELLTQIGVSFTAISASIDETPHPGELPQAYVERLARGKAEAGLALLSATESAAPLVVLGADTAVILDGQILGKPLDEADALGMLAALSGREHQVLTAIALVDGQRCEVRSVSSLVRFRPILGEEARAYWASGEPQDKAGSYAIQGLAAIFVESLAGSYSAVVGLPLCETAELLGRFGIPCWQSLKAR, from the coding sequence ATGAACCCGCTCTACCTGGCCTCTGGCTCCCCTCGTCGGCGTGAACTGTTGACCCAGATCGGCGTCTCGTTCACCGCCATCAGCGCCTCCATCGATGAAACCCCGCACCCAGGCGAGTTGCCCCAGGCCTACGTCGAGCGCCTGGCGCGCGGCAAGGCCGAGGCTGGCCTGGCCTTGCTCAGCGCCACCGAATCGGCTGCGCCGCTGGTGGTGTTGGGGGCCGATACAGCCGTCATTCTGGATGGCCAGATCCTCGGCAAGCCGTTGGACGAGGCCGATGCCCTGGGCATGCTCGCCGCGCTTTCGGGCCGTGAACACCAGGTGCTGACCGCCATCGCTCTGGTCGACGGCCAACGCTGTGAAGTGCGCAGTGTCAGCAGCCTAGTGCGCTTTCGCCCCATTCTTGGCGAAGAAGCGCGCGCCTACTGGGCCAGCGGCGAGCCCCAGGACAAGGCCGGTAGTTACGCCATCCAGGGCCTTGCTGCTATCTTCGTCGAGAGCCTTGCGGGCAGTTATTCTGCGGTGGTGGGCCTGCCATTGTGCGAAACCGCAGAACTGCTGGGCCGTTTCGGCATACCCTGTTGGCAGAGCCTCAAGGCGCGCTGA